In the Purpureocillium takamizusanense chromosome 5, complete sequence genome, one interval contains:
- a CDS encoding uncharacterized protein (COG:S~EggNog:ENOG503PNYZ) — protein sequence MATSVASLHVPSLKTFNSESSAVTFEPFDLPSSNQRLLGPPHPPNTQSPLALRPSQDITSLDSIVSAIEALERDKTLTRLLAKHGTILFRDLPIRDADDFSKFAHAFAYKPHEIIGIVVDRPLLAPNVAPANEAPKEVRIYNHNESPQVPHAPEYIFFYAHKAPEKGGETPISSSLELFHRAQAEIPEFINLLAEKGILSKVTYRAERQYAGGSTLKEAFGKEILDDDDEDTKRKKIEAQIARYGRGEHTTWEWIDDEAGKGLVLTHRLPAIRTQAGTNLPTLFTGLAAYYKNTLEVRNETGAGRKYAAQQYFGDGTPIPQEYLAHLAKITDEIRVLHRWKEGDVLVYDNVIAQHGREPWEGHQSDRVVLASLFDGERVPGAYGFGNWAQVVQASEG from the coding sequence ATGGCTACCTCTGTCGCGTCGCTGCATGTTCCTTCTCTAAAGACTTTCAACTCCGAAAGCTCCGCTGTCACCTTTGAGCCCTTCGATCTTCCTTCCTCCAATCAACGCCTGTTAGGGCCTCCCCATCCACCAAATACGCAGAGTCCGCTTGCCTTGCGTCCATCTCAAGACATCACGTCGCTCGACAGCATAGTGTCGGCTATAGAAGCCCTGGAACGCGACAAAACGCTGACTAGGCTCCTCGCCAAGCACGGCACCATCCTTTTCCGAGACCTTCCCATCCGCGACGCAGACGACTTTAGCAAGTTCGCGCATGCCTTTGCCTACAAGCCGCACGAGATAATTGGGATCGTGGTGGATCGCCCGCTACTCGCGCCCAAcgtcgcgcccgccaacGAGGCGCCTAAGGAAGTCCGAATCTACAACCACAACGAGTCACCTCAAGTGCCTCATGCTCCGGAATACATCTTCTTCTACGCCCATAAAGCACCTGAAAAGGGTGGGGAGACCCCCATTTCCTCTAGCCTCGAGCTCTTCCATCGCGCCCAGGCAGAAATTCCCGAGTTCATCAACCTTCTTGCCGAAAAAGGCATCCTGAGCAAGGTAACATACCGCGCGGAAAGGCAGTACGCCGGCGGGTCTACATTAAAAGAGGCGTTCGGCAAGGAAATTTtagatgatgatgatgaagacaCGAAACGAAAGAAGATCGAGGCCCAGATTGCGCGATatggacgaggcgagcaTACGACGTGGGAGtggatcgacgacgaggctgggAAAGGGTTGGTCCTGACGCATCGCTTGCCGGCGATTCGAACGCAGGCCGGGACAAATTTGCCGACCTTGTTCACAGGCTTGGCGGCATACTACAAGAATACGCTGGAAGTGCGCAATGAAACCGGCGCGGGGAGGAAATACGCCGCTCAGCAGTATTTCGGCGATGGGACGCCGATTCCGCAAGAGTATCTGGCCCACTTGGCCAAGATCACGGATGAGATCCGGGTTCTGCACAGATGGAAAGAGGGGGATGTTCTTGTCTACGATAATGTCATTGCCCAGCACGGAAGAGAGCCATGGGAAGGACATCAGTCGGATCGAGTTGTCTTAGCGAGCCTATTTGATGGGGAGAGAGTACCCGGTGCCTATGGCTTCGGGAACTGGGCTCAGGTAGTGCAGGCATCGGAGGGATAG
- a CDS encoding uncharacterized protein (SECRETED:SignalP(1-22~SECRETED:cutsite=MAA-DK~SECRETED:prob=0.2957)~EggNog:ENOG503P2GU) has product MAMEAFLFALAVCLVANLQMAADKKMVVVSSFAFRLPLIALAVMEAHYTWLYIGSTNATFDHITLSTLMSVHLGWSLVSATILCLKPFVMMLGSGCFTSNHYLGSSTAGGDAVLLSPSDSGQSHGSRRYMVKSRPNRGARAAAVGEHELLALSDLKHTTWLRSRADAGSLGYDCGVSQASRGGTGDGAHRLSDGSSQDLIIQGAAQAIARRWRGEAVTAKTDSQ; this is encoded by the exons ATGGCCATGGAAGCCTTTCTGTTCGCGCTGGCCgtctgcctcgtcgccaacctccAAATGGCAGCTGACAAGAAGATGGTTGTGGTATCCAGCTTTGCATTCCGCCTACC GCTGATCGCGCTGGCGGTCATGGAGGCGCACTACACGTGGCTGTACATTGGCTCAACGAATGCTACGTTTGATCACATCACGCTCAGCACACTCATGTCTGTTCATTTGGGCTGGAGCCTAGTGTCAGCGACCATTCTCTGCCTAAAACCGTTTGTGATGATGCTGGGTTCCGGGTGCTTTACCAGCAACCACTACCTCGGctcgagcacggcgggcggcgacgcagtcCTGTTATCACCGAGCGACAGCGGGCAAAGTCACGGGTCGAGACGCTATATGGTAAAGTCAAGGCCAAATCGGGGCGcaagggcagcggcagtagGTGAGCACGAGCTTCTTGCTTTGAGCGACCTCAAGCATACAACGTGGCTGCGGTCGCGGGCAGATGCAGGTAGTTTGGGCTACGACTGCGGTGTGTCGCAGGCCAGTAGAGGAGGGACTGGCGATGGAGCGCATCGCCTGTCTGATGGCAGCTCACAGGACCTCATCATCCAAGGAGCAGCCCAAGCGATTGCACGCCggtggcgaggcgaggcggtcACCGCGAAGACGGACTCCCAGTAG
- a CDS encoding uncharacterized protein (TransMembrane:10 (i36-59o79-98i105-123o129-148i168-189o201-221i259-279o291-312i324-344o426-450i)~COG:S~EggNog:ENOG503NW25) — MTILAKAAESGEVLTPGVDGAGGGGERKSHEDPRQAFFRGTLFQILVVGLCAFCAPGIWSAMNGLGVGGSQSPDLVNAANALLYAFMTVTCFAGPWVTNAIGFRYTLSLGSIGYPLYAAGLYLNNRTGATWLVYVGSVTCGISAGFFWSVEGAIATGYPEQHKRGRYIATWFTFRNFGNIIGGAISLGINHAMDKPGKVGYQTYQGFIAIQCLGLLCGLLLSNPDKVQRDDGTRIEIARGAIHWRTELKAMSAHMRSKSILLLTPLFWYFGWIQAYPGTYLATYFTVRSRALGSFMSAVVGTLATWLGGSLVDIRWTRNRKSRALTTWSLIALLNSATWIWAVIIQDEYRHTHPILDWSDQSTFGRGFGLYLFERISLGMVENYIYWCIGNLSDSPGEQIRYSSLLRGIETAGVAVGFGVQAVPTALIVTASINFGLWFFALPFSLWATLQVVRKWDQEQHPTERK; from the exons ATGACCATATTAGCGAAGGCGGCCGAGTCCGGAGAAGTTCTAACCCCAGGAGTAGACGGGgccgggggcggcggagaaaGAAAGAGCCATGAAGATCCCAGACAGGCCTTCTTCCGAGGCACTCTTTTCCAGATCCTCGTCGTAGGGCTCTGCGCCTTCTGCGCTCCGGGGATTTGGAGCGCAATGAACGGACTGGGTGTTGGAGGCAGCCAGTCCCCGGATCTGGTCAACGCAGCCAATGCCCTTCTCTACGCCTTCATGACAGTCACTTGCTTTGCAGGTCCATGGGTAACCAACGCCATTGGATTCCGATATACGCTCAGCCTGGGTTCCATCGGTTACCCGCTTTATGCGGCCGGACTGTACCTCAACAACCGCACAGGAGCCACCTGGCTGGTGTACGTGGGTTCTGTGACTTGCGGGATCAGTGCCGGATTCTTTTGGAgtgtcgagggcgccatcgccacagGATACCCGGAGCAGCACAAGCGTGGCCGGTATATCGCTACTTG GTTCACATTCCGCAACTTTGGCAACATCATTGGTGGCGCGATCTCGCTAGGCATCAACCATGCCATGGACAAGCCCGGTAAAGTCGGATACCAGACGTATCAAGGCTTTATTGCCATCCAATGCCTGGGCTTGTTATGCGGGTTGCTTTTGTCGAACCCTGACAAGGTGCAGCGCGATGACGGCACCCGTATCGAGATCGCACGCGGTGCCATCCACTGGCGCACTGAGTTAAAGGCCATGTCCGCTCACATGCGGAGCAAATCAATCCTGCTGCTGACGCCGCTCTTTTGGTACTTTGGTTGGATACAGGCGTATCCCGGGACCTACTTGGCGACATACTTTACCGTCCGGTCGCGTGCGTTAGGAAGCTTCATGTCGGCTGTTGTCGGAACGTTGGCCACCTGGCTGGGAGGGTCACTGGTGGACATTCGCTGGACGAGAAACAGAAAGTCCCGCGCATTAACCACCTGGTCCTTGATTGCCCTGCTCAATAGCGCAACCTGGATCTGGGCGGTCATAATACAGGATGAGTACAGACACACTCACCCAATTCTGGACTGGAGCGATCAAAGCACGTTCGGACGTGGCTTCGGGCTATATCTTTTCGAGCGGATTAGCTTGGGTATGGTGGAGAATTACATTTACTGGTGTATTGGCAACCTGTCGGACTCCCCAGGCGAGCAGATTCGATATAGCTCCTTGCTGCGCGGCATCGAGACGGCAGGCGTGGCCGTCGGGTTTGGGGTCCAGGCTGTTCCTACAGCGCTGATTGTAACGGCAAGCATCAATTTCGGGCTATGGTTCTTTGCCCTGCCTTTTAGCTTATGGGCCACGCTGCAGGTGGTACGGAAGTGGGATCAGGAACAGCACCCGACCGAGCGAAAGTAG
- a CDS encoding uncharacterized protein (EggNog:ENOG503NYG3~SECRETED:SignalP(1-25~SECRETED:cutsite=SEA-AP~SECRETED:prob=0.8880)), giving the protein MFKPARSSQLLFTLFVLLCICFSEAAPQKNRGGKGGGARETAQQKAAKKPGGVSTAKDGSTMLDQTVQINGLDIRYRVSAPADQFTSAAKVEGGNAAPNTGGSIGMNVLLHGDGGQSFFAFPNQGVNANLMGVAVLAPDKDLKWGGANRNGQQRPDGVAHAQAVADLITQELPKMVAFNQSNVFFTGVSGGSLTLSGFFMPAHMGKFPNTGVLLNCGGLAPQVDFTPESAAAMANTRIHFQSTTQELASLQKSIPQAIKAFEQAGTNAGLNSQQINALQTVNNSPNGGHCAFDGQGFGSGIQLVADNFQNIMLPGGSGQVPGIGNINNGVVGNEKLQFSQRGN; this is encoded by the exons ATGTTCAAGCCGGCAAGAAGTTCCCAGTTACTATTCACTTTGTTCGTACTTCTGTGCATATGCTTCAGTGAAGCCGCCCCTCAGAAGAATCGAGGCGGAAAGGGCGGTGGTGCGCGAGAAACCGCACAACAGAAAgcggcgaagaagccagGTGGTGTTTCCACTGCAAAAGATGGCTCGACCATGCTGGACCAAACTGTTCAGATCAA TGGACTTGACATCCGATATAGAGTCAGCGCTCCCGCCGACCAGTTTACCTCAGCCGCGAAAGTCGAAGGGGGAAATGCCGCTCCAAACACCGGGGGAAGTATAGGCATGAACGTGTTGCTTCACGGCGATGGTGGCCAGTCGTTCTTTGCGTTTCCCAACCAAGGCGTCAATGCCAACCTCATGGGCGTCGCAGTGCTTGCTCCGGATAAAGACCTAAAATGGGGCGGCGCAAATAGAaatggccagcagcggccggACGGCGTTGCTCACGCGCAAGCTGTTGCCGATCTCATTACGCAGGAGCTGCCCAAGATGGTCGCCTTCAACCAGTCCAATGTCTTCTTCACGGGCGTCAGCGGTGGCTCTCTCACTCTATCTGGATTCTTCATGCCGGCTCACATGGGAAAGTTTCCCAATACAGGGGTCTTACTCAACTGCGGCGGTCTGGCGCCTCAAGTGGACTTCACGCCCGAATCTGCTGCGGCTATGGCGAATACTCGGATTCACTTTCAATCAACTACTCAAGAACTAGCCTCGCTACAAAAGTCCATTCCTCAGGCTATAAAGGCATTCGAACAAGCCGGCACGAATGCAGGGTTAAACAGCCAGCAAATAAATGCACTCCAAACAGTCAACAACTCTCCAAACGGCGGACATTGTGCATTCGATGGGCAGGGGTTCGGCAGTGGCATACAGCTCGTAGCCGACAACTTTCAGAATATCATGCTCCCtggtggcagcggccaggTCCCTGGAATTGGAAATATAAATAATGGAGTAGTAGGAAACGAGAAGTTGCAGTTCTCACAAAGGGGCAATTAA
- a CDS encoding Choline dehydrogenase (CAZy:AA3~COG:E~EggNog:ENOG503NXH9), with product MGTWLKPALEEIGIPSIQDFNSGSLLGAQWASATIDPASQNRESSQTSFLKDAEGRSNLKVYTGTLAKKIVINSEKRATGVSVSTNLGLTTFTINARKEVILSAGAFQSPQLLMVSGIGPRAELDKFKIPVVADRRGVGQSMEDHIFFGPTFRVKVQTLTRLANDLIYTGTQFLGPYSINKQGPLTNNVCDFLGWEKIPRKLLTAADGAILDNKFPADWPELEYINAPGYVGAFSNLFATQPKDGYQYATVLGAQVAPLSRGTVTLASSDTKDLPIIDPKWLTDPTDVSVAIATYKRIREAFATKAMRGVLTDTEEYFPGPGVKTDEQILETIRKTAMTVWHASCTCRMGKKDDPNAVVDPSAKVIGVSALRVVDASSFALLPPGHPQSTIYALAEKISAEILSGK from the coding sequence ATGGGAACCTGGCTCAAGCCTGCACTTGAGGAAATCGGCATCCCCTCGATCCAGGACTTTAACAGTGGATCTCTTCTCGGAGCACAATGGGCATCTGCTACCATCGACCCAGCCTCTCAGAATCGGGAGTCGAGTCAGACATCCTTCTTGAAAGATGCCGAGGGTAGAAGCAACCTAAAGGTCTACACGGGCACCCTAGCCAAGAAAATTGTCATCAACTCAGAGAAGAGGGCAACCGGCGTGTCCGTGAGCACCAATCTTGGTCTCACGACCTTCACAATCAACGCGCGCAAGGAAGTCATCCTGTCCGCTGGCGCTTTCCAAAGCCCGCAACTCCTGATGGTCTCCGGCATCGGGCCTCGCGCTGAGCTGGACAAGTTCAAGATCCCTGTTGTTGCCGatcgccgcggcgtcggacAGAGCATGGAAGACCACATCTTCTTCGGCCCCACCTTTCGTGTTAAAGTCCAAACCCTCACTCGCCTCGCAAACGATCTCATTTATACCGGCACCCAGTTCCTCGGCCCCTATAGTATTAACAAGCAGGGGCCGCTCACCAATAATGTCTGTGACTTTCTCGGCTGGGAGAAAATCCCCCGTAAGCTCCTCACTGCTGCTGATGGGGCTATTCTCGACAACAAATTCCCAGCAGACTGGCCAGAACTTGAGTATATCAACGCTCCCGGTTATGTCGGTGCCTTCAGCAATCTCTTCGCCACGCAGCCCAAGGACGGGTATCAGTATGCCACAGTCCTCGGCGCCCAAGTTGCCCCTCTGTCCCGAGGAACCGTCACCCTCGCCTCGTCAGACACCAAGGATCTGCCCATCATCGACCCAAAGTGGCTCACGGACCCCACGGATGTCAGCGTTGCTATCGCCACCTATAAGCGCATCCGCGAGGCTTTTGCAACCAAAGCCATGAGAGGCGTGCTCACTGACACGGAAGAGTATTTTCCTGGGCCGGGCGTTAAGACGGACGAGCAGATACTGGAGACGATCCGaaagacggccatgacggtgTGGCACGCCTCGTGCACCTGTCGCATGGGCAAGAAGGACGACCCCAACGCGGTCGTAGATCCCAGTGCGAAAGTCATTGGTGTCTCTGCGCTGAGGGTCGTAGACGCAAGTAGTttcgcgctgctgccgccggggcaTCCGCAGAGCACTATATATGCACTTGCAGAAAAGATCTCAGCTGAGATCCTTAGTGGTAAATAG
- a CDS encoding uncharacterized protein (COG:E~TransMembrane:12 (i45-62o82-106i127-151o171-191i198-219o239-260i281-310o330-353i382-400o406-432i453-472o484-502i)~EggNog:ENOG503NZVX), with protein sequence MKRSSVDGRPSRENGASDPMSDKIGTSYDQHDMFRMGKTPQLRRNFGFLSMIGFTCILMSTWEAQLTTSAFGLLNGGTAGLIYCYLATFLGFLAVIASMAEMASMAPTAGGQYHWVSEFAPSSCQRFLSYITGWICVLGWQTGITSIAFLTASQIQSLMVITNTSYHFERWHGTLLIIAISFFAIIFNSYLAKRLPLVEGLILILHICGFFAILIPLWVLAPRNEARTVFTNFNDGGDWGSAGLAVLVGMLSPVFAFIGADSATHMSEEIQDASITLPRAMMWTIVINGLLGFVMLVTFCFCMGDVGIILSNPEVMPFIQTFLIATNSSAGTSAMTTVTIILTTCGCITNVATASRQMFAFARDSGLPFSSFLAHVRPGWDVPLNAVMVSFVVTILLAMINIGSTVAFNAIASLGTAALISSYIISITCVAIKRYRSEKLPHARWSLGKFGGPINILSIAYLIVVFVFSFFPQTVIVTLESLNWNILIYGFTILFAVIWFFVRGRKQYLGPIAYVRRESS encoded by the exons ATGAAGCGCAGCTCCGTTGATGGGCGCCCAAGCCGAGAAAATGGGGCGAGCGATCCCATGTCTGATAAGATCGGCACCAGCTATGATCAGCATGATATGTTTCGGATGGGCAAGACGCCTCAGCTCAGG CGCAACTTTGGGTTCCTTTCCATGATCGGGTTTACGTGCATATTGATGAGTACTTGGGAGGCTCAACTGAC GACGAGCGCCTTTGGCTTGTTGAACGGCGGCACGGCCGGATTGATCTACTGTTACCTCGCCACTTTCCTCGGTTTCCTCGCCGTCATTGCCTCCATGGCAGAGATGGCCTCGATGGCTCCCACCGCGGGAGGACAATACCATTGGGTGTCCGAGTTTGCTCCAAGCAGCTGTCAACGGTTCTTGAGCTACATCACGGGGTGGATTTGCGTCCTGGGATGGCAAACGGGCATCACGAGCATTGCGTTTCTGACGGCATCCCAAATTCAGAGTCTCATGGTCATCACCAACACCTCATATCACTTTGAAAGATGGCACGGCACCCTTCTGATCATTGCGATTAGCTTCTTCGCCATCATCTTCAACTCGTACCTCGCCAAGAGGCTTCCTCTTGTTGAGGGGCTCATCTTGATACTTCATATTTGCGGCTTTTTTGCCATTCTCATTCCCCTATGGGTATTGGCGCCACGGAACGAAGCTCGCACCGTATTCACGAACTTCAATGACGGCGGAGATTGGGGTAGCGCAGGCTTAGCCGTTCTGGTCGGAATGTTGTCGCCAGTGTTCGCCTTCATTGGTGCAGACTCTGCAACTCAT ATGTCTGAAGAGATACAAGATGCCTCGATTACGCTGCCTCGAGCCATGATGTGGACTATTGTCATCAACGGCCTTCTTGGCTTCGTCATGTTGGTCACCTTCTGCTTTTGCATGGGCGATGTGGGCATAATCCTCTCGAACCCAGAGGTTATGCCTTTTATACAGACGTTCCTGATCGCAACAAACTCATCAGCCGGCACTTCGGCCATGACGACCGTGACCATAATCCTGACGACGTGTGGATGCATCACGAATGTCGCTACCGCTTCTCGCCAAATGTTTGCCTTTGCCCGAGATTCTGGTTTGCCGTTCTCGAGCTTCCTTGCCCAT GTTCGTCCGGGATGGGATGTACCGTTGAACGCCGTCATGGTGTCATTCGTTGTTACCATCCTCTTGGCCATGATCAATATTGGCTCGACGGTGGCATTCAACGCCATTGCCTCGCTCGGAACCGCAGCCCTGATCTCCTCTTACATCATCTCCATCACCTGCGTCGCTATAAAGCGCTACCGCTCGGAGAAGCTCCCTCATGCACGATGGAGCCTTGGGAAATTTGGGGGACCTATTAATATCCTCTCAATAGCGTATCTCATTGTTgtcttcgtcttctcctTTTTCCCGCAAACGGTTATTGTCACTCTGGAGTCACTCAACTGGAACATCCTCATCTATGGCTTCACGATATTATTTGCCGTGATTTGGTTCTTTGTTCGGGGAAGAAAACAGTATCTGGGACCTATAGCTTACGTTCGGAGAGAGTCTTCTTGA
- a CDS encoding Chitin synthase (TransMembrane:6 (o12-41i53-75o95-120i452-469o475-493i500-518o)~COG:M~EggNog:ENOG503NXF1) encodes MALTEGWHAKDIAYTSIVGAFMLMALLEWILWLAAFLYCLIKVFRKADNWSMRILSVAVGTAFTLLRFIFLPIMVVTLPLPPQITQYWPAAMVSFLQWFAFWSFSILLTVPWLFCVYQLVTSNLGGNKRIKEVLDDTTAPKIVVVMPCYREEPEVLITAINSVVDCDYPAACIHVFLSFDGDEVDDLYLSTIESLGVQLTPGFYPRSLDILYKEARITVSRFTHGGKRHCQKSTFKLIDKVYSRYLMKRDDLFILFIDSDCILDQVCLQNFMYDMELSPGNSGDMLAMTGVITSTTKKHSIITLLQDMEYVHGQLFERTVESGCGSVTCLPGALTMLRYSAFRKMAKYYFADKAEECDDLFDFAKCHLGEDRWLTHLFMIGARKRYQIQMCTSAFCKTEAVQTYRSLVKQRRRWFLGFITNEVCMLTDWRLWKKYPILIVVRFMQNTIRTTALLFFIMVLALCTTVAKIENLPVGFIAVSLGLNWLLMVYFGAKLRRFKVWMYPLMFVLNPFFNWYYMVYGIFTAGQRTWGGPRADAAAADANTTAQQAIERAEDQGDELNVIPETFRPTNTSQNPSTPYKGHGGGLGRQKSVVRPPDKLVGRFAAGLTSSAGPSETFNGSEAGSVLLEERPLSGLSSRLSVATGDWHDSRESLQTGASAALPQNAPNAIQRHMGYDHLVAGMPEPRTPSPLHEMSSGPDKQTQSDLAEKQA; translated from the exons atggctcTCACAGAAGGATGGCATGCGAAAGAT ATAGCCTACACCAGCATTGTTGGGGCTTTCATGCTGATGGCACTCTTGGAATGGATTCTGTGGCTCGCCGCGTTTCTGTACTGCTTGATCAAGGTATTTAGGAAGGCAGATAACTGGTCCATGCGGATTCTTTCCGTCGCTGTCGGTACCGCCTTTACCCTTTTGCG ATTCATCTTCTTACCTATCATGGTGGTGACActgcccttgccgccacAAATTACTCAATATTGGCCAGCTGCCATGGTGTCATTTCTACAGTGGTTTGCCTTTTGGAGTTTCTCCATCCTCCTGACCGTTCCATGGCTATTCTGCGTCTATCAGCTGGTTACCAGCAACCTGGGTGGTAACAAACGCATTAAGGAGGTACTAGATGACACCACAGCTCCTAAAATCGTGGTTGTCATGCCTTGTTATCGCGAAGAGCCCGAGGTGCTCATTACAGCAATCAACTCTGTCGTCGATTGTGACTACCCGGCGGCCTGCATACATGTCTTCCTGTCATTTGATGGGGACGAGGTGGATGACCTATACCTAAGCACCATCGAAAGTCTCGGCGTGCAGCTTACCCCAGGATTCTACCCGAGGAGTCTGGATATTCTTTATAAGGAAGCCCGTATTACGGTCTCAAGGTTTACCCACGGAGGCAAACGGCATTGCCAGAAGTCAACATTTAAGCTCATTGATAAGGTCTACTCCCGGTATTTAATGAAAAGAGACGATCTTTTTATTCTTTTCATTGATTCCGACTGCATCCTGGATCAAGTATGCCTGCAGAATTTCATGTACGATATGGAACTCAGTCCTGGAAACTCTGGCGATATGCTCGCCATGACTGGTGTAATTACTTCGACGACCAAGAAGCATAGCATCATTACACTACTACAAGACATGGAATACGTTCACGGCCAGCTTTTTGAACGAACCGTCGAATCAGGGTGCGGATCTGTCACCTGCCTACCGGGAGCACTCACGATGCTTCGCTACTCAGCTTTCCGAAAGATGGCCAAATACTACTtcgccgacaaggccgaAGAGTGCGACGACCTATTCGACTTTGCCAAATGCCACTTAGGTGAAGATAGGTGGCTTACGCATTTGTTCATGATCGGCGCACGAAAGCGGTACCAAATTCAGATGTGTACTTCTGCTTTCTGTAAAACAGAAGCCGTGCAGACATATCGGTCTCTCGTCAAACAGCGACGCCGATGGTTCTTAGGCTTTATAACGAATGAGGTCTGCATGCTAACGGACTGGCGACTATGGAAAAAATACCCCATCCTAATCGTGGTCCGCTTCATGCAGAACACTATTCGAACGACAGCACTATTGTTCTTCATCATGGTTCTCGCCTTGTGTACCACGGTCGCCAAGATAGAAAATCTGCCCGTGGGCTTCATTGCCGTCTCTTTGGGGTTGAATTGGCTGCTTATGGTCTATTTCGGCGCCAAACTTCGGCGATTCAAGGTTTGGATGTACCCATTGATGTTCGTCTTGAACCCGTTCTTCAATTGGTATTATATGGTGTACGGCATATTTACCGCTGGGCAACGAACATGGGGCGGGCCTCgggccgatgccgccgcggctgacGCGAATACTACCGCGCAACAAGCAATCGAACGGGCAGAAGACCAGGGTGACGAGCTTAATGTCATACCGGAGACGTTCAGACCCACGAATACCTCCCAGAACCCAAGCACGCCCTATAAAGGGCACGGAGGAGGACTTGGCCGTCAGAAGAGCGTCGTCAGACCGCCTGACAAGCTTGTCGGAAGATTTGCAGCCGGATTGACGTCTTCAGCAGGGCCGTCGGAGACGTTCAACGGGTCTGAAGCCGGCTCCGTTCTTTTAGAGGAACGTCCCCTCTCAGGGCTCTCATCCAGGCTGTCGGTAGCAACTGGTGATTGGCATGATTCTCGTGAGAGTTTGCAAACGGGCGCTTCGGCGGCATTGCCTCAGAATGCGCCAAATGCTATACAAAGGCACATGGGGTACGATCATCTAGTCGCAGGCATGCCGGAGCCGCGAACGCCGTCACCGTTGCATGAGATGTCTTCAGGTCCCGACAAACAGACACAAAGCGATTTGGCAGAAAAACAGGCTTAA
- a CDS encoding uncharacterized protein (TransMembrane:1 (o103-120i)~EggNog:ENOG503P192~COG:U), which produces MGLGFGLNLSTILIMAPMIVREKDMPVTMAAVTQIRVVGGTIGLAVCSARLKNHLKTGAREFLTPEQIRSILTDISNITLLPQKLQHQSRSLFAAGYSQQMRVMMYFSIVSLLSVGLLFEKHPRRFPAIKTGQVS; this is translated from the exons ATGGGGCTGGGCTTTGGTCTTAATTTGAGCACCATCCTCATCATGGCGCCTATGATTGTCAGAGAAAAGGACATGC CCGTTACGATGGCAGCTGTCACGCAAATCCGCGTGGTCGGGGGCACCATCGGGCTCGCAGTCTGCTCAGCTCGCCTGAAAAACCATCTGAAAACAGGGGCTCGCGAATTTTTGACACCTGAGCAGATCAGATCGATACTCACGGACATCAGCAACATCACATTACTGCCCCAGAAGCTACAGCACCAGTCGCGATCATTGTTTGCTGCTGGCTACTCTCAGCAAATGAGGGTGATGATGTACTTTAGCATCGTTTCATTGCTATCAGTAGGGCTCCTTTTTGAGAAGCACCCGCGCAGGTTTCCAGCCATCAAGACTGGCCAGGTCTCGTAG
- a CDS encoding uncharacterized protein (EggNog:ENOG503PXTX~COG:G): MAITSEPWTSPSPCAVGRELVQVELPVLNALGAGDLAAAQKMDSLINLTPYLVSSECRGVWERRAHQIQADARDGVWITRLVIDARNRAVVGRAGFHGQPDQVGMVEIGYSIDSMHRRQGHARAAVQILLDAAAGDSRVKTVRASVRPDNIPSLSLIQEFGFQPIGEQWDDEDGLELVFERPCS; encoded by the coding sequence ATGGCCATAACAAGCGAGCCGtggacgtcgccctcgccctgcgccgtcgggcgCGAGTTAGTCCAGGTCGAGCTACCAGTCTTGAACGCACTCGGAGCCGGAGATCTTGCGGCGGCTCAGAAGATGGATTCGCTGATAAATCTGACTCCATACCTCGTGTCCAGCGAGTGTCGCGGCGTGTGGGAGAGGCGCGCCCACCAAATTCAGGCGGACGCTCGAGACGGCGTCTGGATCACGCGACTGGTCATCGACGCGCGCAATCGggctgtcgtcggccgcgcagGGTTTCATGGGCAGCCGGACCAGGTTGGCATGGTCGAGATCGGCTACTCCATCGACTCAATgcatcgccgtcaaggccacgcgcgggcggccgtgcAGATactcctcgacgccgcagctGGCGACTCCCGGGTCAAGACGGTTCGTGCATCAGTCCGGCCGGACAATATACCGTCATTGAGCCTGATCCAGGAGTTTGGCTTCCAGCCGATTGGGGAGCAgtgggacgacgaggacggttTGGAACTGGTCTTTGAACGTCCATGCAGCTGA